TGAAAATATCAACCCCATCCCTCCGCCAGTTATCACCCCACCGGAAGGACCAAGTCAGGCACTACCCGCTGCATTATGATGATAAAAAAACCCGCTTACGCGGGTTTTTTGTTGACCGAGACTTAAGCTATTTTTCTAACGCAGCCTTTTCAACCAGATAATCAACAACCTCAAGCATCGCTTCCATACTGCCTGCTTGTGGCGCATCCGTACGATATTTTCCATCAACAATCATGGATGGCACCCCTGTGATTCCTGAAGTCCGGCTGATAACCAGTGCTTTCTTTACTTTGGTTTGCACCGTAAAAGAGTTCATTTGTTTAGCAAATTTTTCCCGATCAATACCCTGCTCTTCCACAAAATCAAGCAAATCGTCTTCGGTATTCAAACGTCGTTTATCAACATGAATCGCATGAAACAGCTTATCGTGAAGTTGAGGTAAATCGCCCGTTTGCTCTGCGGCATAATAAACACGGGCCAGTTGTAACCAACTATCGCGAAAAATCGCTGGCACTAATTGAAACTCAGCATTTTCTGGCAATGTTTGCTTCCAGTCAGAAACCAACGGATCTAAACGAAAACAATGCGGGCAAGAATAGGAAAACAGCTCCATCACCTGTACTTTACTGCTGTCGTTACGGGGCATTTGTGTCCCGGTCTCTTCATAATGTTGGCCTTGCTGAAAGTCCGCTGCACTCGCGGTCATTGGTAACAGCATAAGGCTTGGCAAAATCAGCAAAGTCCGCCAGAGAGTCGTCATAATTATTTCCTTTGTTTTTATAAAGTGCCGTATGAGTGAAGTCCGGATAAGAACATGTTGACCCCTAAAAAGGCAAACAATGTGACGAATAAACCAACAATTGCCCACCACGCCATTGGCGGTCCCGTCCATCCTTTAGTCATTCGCATATGTAACCAGGCAGCGTAATTAAGCCAGACAATCAAAGCCCAGGTTTCCTTGGGATCCCAAGACCAATAGCCACCCCAAGCCTCAGCTGCCCACAATGCGCCCAAGATCGTCGCCACCGTAAAAAAGGCAAATCCAAGCGCAATCGCCTTATACATGACATCGTCCATCAGACTTAAAGACGGCATTGCTTGCACCCAAGTTCCATTCGGCTGTTTTTGTAAGCGCCAATGCACTATCAAGTAAGCTACAGCAATCATTGCCGCCATGGCAAAGGCACCATAACCTATAAAATTGGCCGGCACATGAATTTTCATCCAGTAGCTTTGCAACGCAGGCACCAATGGCTGAATTTCATGGGCATTACGTTCCAAGCTATACCATAACTGGAAAAACACCGCCGCCGTAATCACTAAAAGTACAAAGCCTCCCAGTTTACGGGTGTCATAACGCCGC
The genomic region above belongs to Methylophaga frappieri and contains:
- the ccsB gene encoding c-type cytochrome biogenesis protein CcsB produces the protein MTTTYLTTPASRQSWWWPLLLAAATVGIFYFFYASLDVYEQIILVLTAISMAWLGWYWPAFRWHSLAVAALSLTAVQLYGTDLNQAESSFWLIYFLSSQSALMWMSALFIAATVTYFAGLTLRSDYLEKMGSVLTWIATTLGMTGLMVRWRETHLMGADIGYIPVSNLYEVFILFAVVTALLYLFYERRYDTRKLGGFVLLVITAAVFFQLWYSLERNAHEIQPLVPALQSYWMKIHVPANFIGYGAFAMAAMIAVAYLIVHWRLQKQPNGTWVQAMPSLSLMDDVMYKAIALGFAFFTVATILGALWAAEAWGGYWSWDPKETWALIVWLNYAAWLHMRMTKGWTGPPMAWWAIVGLFVTLFAFLGVNMFLSGLHSYGTL
- a CDS encoding thiol:disulfide interchange protein DsbA/DsbL, producing the protein MTTLWRTLLILPSLMLLPMTASAADFQQGQHYEETGTQMPRNDSSKVQVMELFSYSCPHCFRLDPLVSDWKQTLPENAEFQLVPAIFRDSWLQLARVYYAAEQTGDLPQLHDKLFHAIHVDKRRLNTEDDLLDFVEEQGIDREKFAKQMNSFTVQTKVKKALVISRTSGITGVPSMIVDGKYRTDAPQAGSMEAMLEVVDYLVEKAALEK